One genomic segment of Streptomyces sp. RerS4 includes these proteins:
- a CDS encoding type II secretion system F family protein, protein MALCGAVVGELRAGAQPGRALTVAVRRTATGSEGLGPAEAGVLAAAAFGGEVAEALRQAAREPGAEGLAAMAACWRVSVDGGAGLAAGLDRLEAALRAERDQQESLRAQLAGARSTTLVLALLPLVGLLIGTGLGADPLRVLLHTPVGWGCLLAGAVLEALGLLWCRRIVRTGER, encoded by the coding sequence GTGGCGCTGTGCGGGGCCGTGGTGGGCGAGCTGCGGGCAGGGGCGCAGCCCGGCCGGGCCCTGACGGTGGCGGTGCGCCGTACGGCCACCGGGTCCGAGGGGTTGGGGCCCGCGGAGGCGGGAGTTCTGGCCGCCGCGGCCTTCGGCGGGGAGGTGGCCGAGGCGCTGCGGCAGGCGGCCCGGGAACCCGGGGCGGAAGGACTGGCCGCGATGGCCGCCTGCTGGCGGGTCTCGGTGGACGGGGGCGCGGGGCTGGCCGCCGGACTGGACCGGCTGGAAGCAGCGTTGCGGGCCGAGCGCGACCAGCAGGAGTCGCTACGGGCCCAGCTGGCGGGAGCCCGCTCCACGACGCTGGTCCTCGCCTTGCTGCCGCTGGTGGGGCTGCTGATCGGTACCGGACTCGGGGCCGACCCCCTGCGCGTGCTGCTGCACACGCCGGTGGGGTGGGGCTGCCTGCTGGCGGGCGCGGTACTGGAGGCGCTCGGGCTGCTGTGGTGCCGGCGGATCGTCCGGACGGGGGAGCGGTGA
- the ssd gene encoding septum site-determining protein Ssd, producing MAGRAGGAVAAGGRPLIITEDPVLLDDLLRLCAAAGAEPHVHHAVPEQSGAGGERGGGGYGGGAGVGAGVGAGVGAGGDPPGFGGADGRAVGVVDGGVGWESAPLVLVGDDAARRVSGAPRRDGVFLVGRDLDDPGVWQRAVEIGAEEVLRLPDAEGRLVDRIADVVEGAGRPALSVGVIGGSGGSGASTLACALALRAARAGQRTILIDGDPLGGGMDVLLGGESAEGLRWPDFAASRGRVGAGALEESLPELHALRVLSWDRGDRVVVPPAAMRSVVAAARRRGGVVVVDLPRRVDEAVAEVLAQLDLVLMVVPGELRSVAAAGRVAAGVRMVARDVRVVVRGRCRDGLDAEAVARLLGAPLAGELPMEVGLPGRVAEGEPPGARGTLARFCDGFWRRALGPAQGVPA from the coding sequence GTGGCGGGCCGTGCGGGCGGGGCGGTTGCCGCCGGCGGACGGCCGTTGATCATCACCGAGGACCCGGTGCTGCTCGACGATCTGCTGCGGCTGTGCGCCGCCGCGGGCGCCGAGCCGCATGTGCACCACGCGGTGCCCGAGCAAAGCGGAGCCGGTGGTGAGCGTGGTGGCGGAGGCTACGGAGGTGGCGCCGGAGTGGGGGCGGGAGTCGGGGCGGGAGTCGGCGCCGGCGGGGATCCGCCGGGTTTCGGCGGGGCGGACGGCAGGGCGGTCGGCGTGGTGGACGGCGGCGTCGGCTGGGAGAGCGCCCCACTCGTCCTGGTCGGGGACGACGCCGCCCGTCGGGTGAGCGGAGCGCCGCGCCGGGACGGGGTGTTCCTCGTCGGTCGGGACCTCGACGACCCCGGGGTCTGGCAGCGGGCCGTGGAAATCGGTGCCGAGGAGGTGCTGCGCCTGCCCGACGCCGAAGGCCGGCTCGTCGACCGCATCGCCGACGTGGTGGAGGGTGCCGGACGCCCCGCCCTGTCGGTCGGCGTGATCGGCGGCAGCGGCGGCTCCGGGGCCTCCACCCTCGCCTGTGCCCTCGCCCTGCGCGCCGCCCGCGCCGGACAGCGCACGATCCTCATCGACGGCGACCCCCTGGGCGGCGGGATGGACGTACTGCTCGGCGGTGAGAGCGCCGAGGGGCTGCGCTGGCCCGACTTCGCCGCCTCGCGCGGTCGGGTCGGAGCCGGGGCGCTGGAGGAGTCGCTGCCCGAGCTGCACGCGCTGCGCGTCCTGAGTTGGGACCGGGGGGACCGGGTGGTGGTGCCGCCCGCCGCGATGCGGTCGGTCGTGGCCGCCGCCCGCAGGCGGGGCGGAGTGGTGGTGGTCGACCTGCCCCGCCGGGTCGACGAGGCCGTCGCGGAGGTGTTGGCCCAGCTGGACCTCGTCCTGATGGTGGTGCCGGGCGAGCTGAGGTCGGTGGCCGCCGCCGGCCGGGTCGCCGCCGGGGTGCGGATGGTGGCCCGCGATGTCCGTGTCGTCGTACGGGGCCGCTGCCGCGACGGGCTCGACGCGGAGGCGGTGGCGCGGCTGCTCGGGGCTCCGCTGGCCGGGGAACTCCCGATGGAGGTGGGGCTCCCGGGGCGGGTGGCCGAGGGGGAACCACCGGGTGCGCGGGGCACGCTGGCCCGCTTCTGCGACGGCTTCTGGCGGCGGGCCCTCGGGCCCGCCCAGGGGGTGCCGGCATGA
- a CDS encoding oxidoreductase encodes MSSASDPLAPLGALPGVAESVDSVRKAVDRVYGHRVMRRRSGEIASEAALRGARGSAALSGADWALEEVRRRTDFGAEAEARTVGAALRLTAEAGQLLSIWRQSPLRVLARLHLVACGSTEAGDVVGRPRLAGEPVDEPLVGLPLPSAEEVAGRLDGLSRLIIAGGSAPALVTGAVVHGELLALRPFGSYNGLVARAAERIVLINSGLDPKAICPAEVGHAEQGAQAYLEAFEGYVSGTPEGMAAWIAHCGRAVELGVRESTAVCEALQRGAA; translated from the coding sequence ATGAGTAGCGCTTCTGACCCGCTGGCGCCCCTGGGCGCCCTCCCGGGTGTCGCCGAGTCCGTGGATTCCGTACGCAAGGCAGTGGACCGGGTCTACGGGCACCGCGTGATGCGCCGGCGCAGCGGGGAGATCGCCTCGGAGGCCGCCCTGCGCGGCGCCCGCGGGAGCGCGGCCCTCTCGGGGGCCGACTGGGCGCTGGAGGAGGTGCGCCGCCGGACCGACTTCGGCGCGGAGGCCGAGGCGCGCACGGTGGGTGCGGCGCTGCGCCTGACGGCGGAGGCCGGGCAGTTGCTGAGCATCTGGCGGCAGTCGCCGCTGCGGGTCCTCGCGCGCCTGCACCTCGTGGCGTGCGGTTCGACGGAGGCCGGGGACGTGGTGGGTCGGCCGCGCCTGGCGGGCGAGCCGGTGGACGAGCCCTTGGTGGGGCTGCCCCTGCCGAGCGCGGAGGAGGTCGCGGGCCGGCTCGACGGTCTGTCGCGGCTGATCATCGCGGGCGGGTCCGCCCCGGCCCTGGTCACGGGAGCCGTGGTGCACGGCGAACTGCTGGCGCTGCGGCCCTTCGGTTCGTACAACGGCCTGGTCGCGCGGGCGGCGGAGCGGATCGTGCTGATCAACAGCGGTCTCGACCCCAAGGCGATCTGCCCGGCGGAGGTGGGTCACGCGGAGCAGGGGGCGCAGGCCTACCTGGAGGCCTTCGAGGGCTACGTCTCCGGGACCCCGGAGGGGATGGCCGCGTGGATCGCGCACTGCGGTCGGGCGGTCGAGCTCGGGGTGCGGGAGTCGACGGCGGTCTGCGAGGCGCTCCAGCGCGGCGCGGCGTAG
- a CDS encoding ATP-binding protein, whose translation MKIAFVGKGGSGKTTLSSLFIRHLAANEAPVVAVDADINQHLGAALGLGEDEAAALPALGAHLPLIKEYLRGSNPRIESGDSMIKTTPPGTGSRLLRVTEDNPVYEACARTLYLDGEPVRLMVTGPFTEADLGVACYHSKVGAVELCLNHLVDGPDEYVVVDMTAGSDSFASGMFTRFDMTFLVAEPTRKGVSVYRQYKEYARDFGVALKVVGNKVQGPEDIEFLQDEVGEDLLVTFGHSDWVRAMEKGRPAAFELLEATNRLALQALQDAAEDSYADRDWAKYTEQMVHFHLRNAESWGNAKTGVDLAAQVDPGFVLDEALISPRRSPTPQPA comes from the coding sequence ATGAAGATCGCTTTCGTGGGAAAGGGCGGCAGCGGGAAGACCACGCTGTCCTCCCTGTTCATCCGCCACCTCGCCGCCAATGAAGCCCCCGTCGTCGCGGTGGACGCCGACATCAACCAGCACCTCGGCGCCGCCCTCGGGCTCGGTGAGGACGAGGCCGCCGCGCTGCCCGCCCTGGGTGCGCACCTGCCGCTGATCAAGGAGTACCTGCGCGGGTCGAATCCGCGCATCGAGTCCGGCGACAGCATGATCAAGACCACTCCGCCCGGCACCGGTTCGCGCCTGCTGCGGGTCACCGAGGACAACCCGGTCTACGAGGCGTGCGCGCGCACGCTGTACCTGGACGGGGAGCCCGTACGCCTCATGGTGACCGGACCCTTCACCGAGGCCGACCTCGGCGTGGCCTGCTACCACTCGAAGGTCGGCGCGGTGGAGTTGTGCCTGAACCACCTGGTCGACGGGCCCGACGAGTACGTCGTCGTCGACATGACGGCCGGTTCCGACTCCTTCGCCTCGGGCATGTTCACCCGCTTCGACATGACCTTCCTGGTGGCCGAGCCGACCCGCAAGGGCGTGTCCGTCTACCGGCAGTACAAGGAGTACGCCCGGGACTTCGGGGTCGCGCTCAAGGTGGTCGGCAACAAGGTGCAGGGCCCGGAGGACATCGAGTTCCTCCAGGACGAGGTCGGCGAGGACCTGTTGGTCACCTTCGGCCACTCGGACTGGGTGCGGGCCATGGAGAAGGGCCGACCCGCCGCCTTCGAGCTGCTGGAGGCGACCAACCGGCTCGCGCTCCAGGCACTCCAGGACGCGGCGGAGGACTCCTACGCCGACCGGGACTGGGCCAAGTACACCGAGCAGATGGTCCACTTCCACCTGCGCAACGCCGAGAGCTGGGGCAACGCCAAGACCGGGGTCGACCTGGCGGCGCAGGTCGACCCCGGCTTCGTCCTCGACGAGGCGCTGATCAGCCCTCGTCGCTCTCCGACTCCTCAGCCGGCTTGA
- a CDS encoding phage holin family protein: MSAVDQGAPGAERTLGQLVASATAEMSALVHDEIALAKVEIKQDVKRAGIGSGAAIVAGVLVLFSLPVLSFAAAYGIHNLGLGLAWSFLIVGGAFWLLAGLIGLLAMAKFKKVKPPVKTIESVKQTAALVGTVKPHPRPLSDQAVGVARSSS, encoded by the coding sequence ATGAGCGCAGTGGACCAAGGGGCTCCGGGAGCCGAGCGCACACTCGGCCAGCTGGTCGCCTCGGCCACCGCCGAGATGTCCGCCCTGGTGCACGACGAGATCGCGCTCGCCAAGGTCGAGATCAAGCAGGACGTCAAGCGCGCGGGCATCGGCAGCGGTGCGGCGATCGTCGCGGGCGTGCTCGTGCTGTTCTCCCTCCCCGTACTGAGTTTCGCCGCGGCCTACGGGATCCACAATCTCGGGCTCGGCCTGGCCTGGTCGTTCCTCATCGTGGGTGGCGCGTTCTGGCTGCTGGCGGGCCTGATCGGGCTGTTGGCGATGGCGAAGTTCAAGAAGGTCAAGCCCCCGGTGAAGACGATCGAGTCGGTCAAGCAGACCGCCGCCCTGGTCGGCACCGTCAAGCCGCATCCGCGGCCGTTGAGTGACCAGGCCGTGGGTGTGGCACGCTCGTCTTCATGA
- the nhaA gene encoding Na+/H+ antiporter NhaA encodes MATPPSRSSRKFLGRLSLPERRFVADALRTETVGGVLLLVAAIAALLWANIPALSDSFESVRNFHIGPAALGLDLSLQHWAADGLLAVFFFVAGIELKRELVAGDLRDPKAAALPVVAALCGMAVPALVYTLVITLGNGSSAGWAVPTATDIAFALAVLAVIGTSLPSALRAFLLTLAVVDDLFAILIIAVFFTNEIDFLALGGALAGLVLFWFLLRKGVRGWYVYVPLAVVVWGLMYNSGVHATIAGVAMGLMLRCTRADGEEHSPGEHIEHLVRPVSAGLAVPLFALFSAGVSLSGDAIGQVFTRPETLGVVLGLVVGKAVGIFGGTWLAARFTKAELNEDLAWPDVLAVASLAGIGFTVSLLIGELAFAGDAVLTDEVKAAVLFGSLIAAVVACVLLKVRDRRYRALIEAEERDEDLDGIPDIYEQDNPAFHLRMAKIYEEKAAQHRARAATTARAHAPAEDPADGAAEDSAGVSSAGGSSAGADRPA; translated from the coding sequence GTGGCCACGCCCCCGTCCCGCTCCAGCCGCAAGTTCCTCGGCAGGCTCTCCCTGCCCGAGCGCCGCTTCGTAGCGGACGCCCTGCGCACCGAGACCGTGGGCGGCGTCCTCCTCCTGGTGGCCGCGATCGCCGCCCTCCTGTGGGCGAACATCCCCGCCCTCTCGGACAGTTTCGAGAGCGTGCGGAACTTCCACATCGGCCCCGCCGCCCTCGGCCTGGACCTCTCGCTCCAGCACTGGGCGGCCGACGGCCTCCTCGCCGTCTTCTTCTTCGTCGCCGGCATCGAACTCAAGCGCGAGCTCGTCGCCGGCGACCTGCGCGACCCCAAGGCCGCCGCCCTCCCGGTCGTCGCCGCCCTGTGCGGCATGGCCGTACCGGCGCTCGTGTACACGCTGGTCATCACCCTCGGCAACGGCTCGTCGGCCGGCTGGGCCGTCCCGACCGCGACCGACATCGCGTTCGCGCTCGCCGTCCTGGCGGTCATCGGAACCTCGCTGCCCTCCGCGCTGCGCGCCTTCCTGCTGACCCTCGCCGTCGTCGACGACCTCTTCGCCATTCTGATCATCGCGGTCTTCTTCACCAACGAGATCGACTTCCTGGCCCTCGGCGGCGCCCTCGCCGGCCTGGTCCTCTTCTGGTTCCTGCTGCGCAAGGGCGTCCGGGGCTGGTACGTCTACGTCCCGCTCGCCGTGGTCGTCTGGGGCCTGATGTACAACAGCGGCGTCCACGCCACCATCGCCGGCGTCGCCATGGGCCTGATGCTCCGCTGCACCCGCGCGGACGGCGAGGAGCACTCCCCCGGCGAGCACATCGAGCACCTGGTGCGGCCCGTATCCGCCGGTCTGGCCGTGCCCCTCTTCGCCCTCTTCTCCGCCGGCGTCTCGCTCTCCGGCGACGCGATCGGGCAGGTCTTCACCCGCCCCGAGACCCTCGGCGTGGTCCTCGGCCTGGTCGTCGGCAAGGCGGTGGGCATCTTCGGCGGCACCTGGTTGGCCGCCCGCTTCACCAAGGCCGAGCTGAACGAGGACCTCGCCTGGCCGGACGTCCTCGCGGTGGCCTCCCTCGCGGGCATCGGCTTCACCGTCTCCCTGCTGATCGGCGAACTCGCCTTCGCCGGTGACGCCGTCCTCACCGACGAGGTCAAGGCCGCCGTCCTGTTCGGCTCCCTGATCGCCGCGGTGGTCGCCTGCGTGCTGCTCAAGGTGCGCGACCGCAGGTACCGGGCGCTGATCGAGGCCGAGGAGCGCGACGAGGACCTCGACGGCATCCCGGACATCTACGAGCAGGACAACCCGGCGTTCCATCTGCGGATGGCGAAGATCTACGAGGAGAAGGCGGCGCAGCATCGCGCCCGTGCCGCGACGACGGCCCGAGCGCACGCCCCGGCCGAGGACCCTGCCGATGGCGCGGCCGAAGACTCGGCGGGCGTCTCTTCGGCGGGCGGATCCAGCGCCGGGGCCGACCGTCCGGCATGA
- the acs gene encoding acetate--CoA ligase, with protein sequence MSNDSLANLLKEERRFAPPADLAAAANVTEAAYAQADADRLGFWAEQARRLTWDTEPTQTLDWSNPPFAKWFADGKLNVAYNCVDRHVEAGNGDRVALHFEGEPGDSRSITYAQLKDEVSQAANALTELGVRAGDRVAVYLPMIPEAVVAMLACARVGAAHSVVFGGFSADAVASRIQDADAKLVITADGGYRRGKPSALKPAIDEAVGKCPQVEHVLVVRRTGQDTAFTEGRDVWWHDVVGRQSTEHAPQAFDAEHPLFILYTSGTTGKPKGILHTSGGYLTQAAYTHHAVFDLKPESDVYWCTADIGWVTGHSYIVYGPLANGATQVMYEGTPDTPHQGRFWEVVQKYGVTILYTAPTAIRTFMKWGDDIPAKFDLSSLRVLGSVGEPINPEAWIWYRKHIGGDRCPIVDTWWQTETGAMMISPLPGVTETKPGSAQRPLPGICATVVDDEANEVPNGGGGYLVLTEPWPSMLRTIWGDDQRFIDTYWSRFEGRYFAGDGAKKDDDGDIWLLGRVDDVMLVSGHNISTTEVESALVSHPSVAEAAVVGAADETTGQAIVAFVILRGSASETEGLVGELRNHVGATLGPIAKPKRILPVQELPKTRSGKIMRRLLRDVAENRAVGDVTTLADSSVMDLIQTKLPSASDED encoded by the coding sequence GTGAGCAATGACAGCCTGGCCAATCTGCTCAAGGAGGAGCGGCGGTTCGCACCGCCCGCCGATCTGGCCGCCGCCGCCAACGTGACCGAGGCCGCGTACGCGCAGGCCGACGCGGACCGGCTGGGCTTCTGGGCCGAGCAGGCCCGGCGGCTCACCTGGGACACGGAACCGACGCAGACCCTCGACTGGAGCAACCCGCCGTTCGCGAAGTGGTTCGCGGACGGCAAGCTCAACGTCGCGTACAACTGCGTGGACCGGCACGTCGAGGCCGGCAACGGCGACCGCGTCGCTCTCCATTTCGAGGGCGAGCCGGGCGACAGCCGCTCGATCACGTACGCGCAGCTCAAGGACGAGGTCTCGCAGGCCGCCAACGCCCTCACCGAGCTCGGTGTGCGCGCCGGCGACCGGGTCGCCGTCTACCTGCCGATGATCCCCGAGGCCGTCGTCGCGATGCTCGCGTGCGCCCGTGTCGGCGCCGCGCACTCGGTGGTCTTCGGCGGCTTCTCCGCCGACGCCGTCGCCTCCCGCATCCAGGACGCCGACGCCAAGCTGGTGATCACCGCCGACGGCGGCTACCGCCGCGGCAAGCCGAGCGCCCTCAAGCCCGCCATCGACGAGGCCGTCGGCAAGTGCCCGCAGGTCGAGCACGTGCTCGTCGTCCGCCGCACCGGGCAGGACACCGCCTTCACCGAGGGCCGGGACGTGTGGTGGCACGACGTGGTCGGCCGTCAGTCGACCGAGCACGCCCCGCAGGCCTTCGACGCCGAGCACCCGCTGTTCATCCTCTACACCTCGGGGACCACGGGTAAGCCGAAGGGCATCCTGCACACCTCGGGCGGCTACCTCACGCAGGCGGCGTACACCCACCACGCCGTCTTCGACCTCAAGCCGGAGAGCGACGTCTACTGGTGCACCGCCGACATCGGCTGGGTGACCGGGCACTCGTACATCGTCTACGGGCCGCTCGCCAACGGCGCCACCCAGGTGATGTACGAGGGCACGCCGGACACCCCGCATCAGGGCCGGTTCTGGGAGGTCGTGCAGAAGTACGGCGTCACCATCCTCTACACCGCGCCCACGGCGATCCGTACGTTCATGAAGTGGGGCGACGACATCCCCGCGAAGTTCGACCTGTCGAGCCTGCGCGTGCTGGGCTCGGTCGGCGAGCCGATCAACCCCGAGGCCTGGATCTGGTACCGCAAGCACATCGGTGGTGACCGCTGCCCGATCGTCGACACCTGGTGGCAGACCGAGACCGGCGCGATGATGATCTCCCCGCTGCCGGGCGTGACCGAGACCAAGCCGGGCTCCGCCCAGCGCCCGCTTCCGGGCATCTGCGCCACCGTCGTGGACGACGAGGCGAACGAGGTCCCCAACGGCGGTGGCGGCTACCTCGTCCTGACCGAGCCGTGGCCGTCGATGCTGCGCACCATCTGGGGCGACGACCAGCGGTTCATCGACACCTACTGGTCGCGCTTCGAGGGCAGGTACTTCGCCGGCGACGGCGCGAAGAAGGACGACGACGGCGACATCTGGCTGCTCGGCCGCGTCGACGACGTGATGCTGGTGTCGGGCCACAACATCTCCACCACCGAGGTCGAATCGGCCCTCGTCTCGCACCCCTCCGTCGCCGAGGCGGCCGTGGTCGGCGCGGCCGACGAGACCACCGGTCAGGCGATCGTGGCCTTCGTCATCCTGCGCGGCAGCGCCTCCGAGACCGAGGGCCTGGTCGGCGAACTGCGCAACCACGTGGGCGCCACGCTCGGCCCGATCGCCAAGCCGAAGCGGATCCTGCCGGTGCAGGAGCTGCCGAAGACCCGCTCGGGCAAGATCATGCGCCGGCTGCTGCGCGACGTGGCGGAGAACCGCGCGGTCGGCGACGTCACCACGCTGGCCGACTCCTCGGTGATGGACCTGATCCAGACCAAGCTGCCGAGCGCGTCCGACGAGGACTGA
- a CDS encoding TadA family conjugal transfer-associated ATPase produces the protein MSTVLLDAVRQRLAESGAEPTPARVAAALRAQGRLLGDAEVLGVAAQLRSELVGAGPLEPLLADPEVTDVLVAAPDRVWVDRGGGLEPTTVTFADAEAVRRLAQRLAAVAGRRLDDARPWVDARMPDGTRLHAVLPPVAVGSACLSLRVVRPKAFTLDELVAAGTLPPGGQRLLRALVEARLSFLVSGGTGTGKTTLLSALLGLVGPRERIVLAEDSAELRPDHPHVVRLETRPANQEGAGLVTLADLVRQALRMRPDRLVVGEVRGPEVADLLAALNTGHEGGCGTVHANAAAHVPARLEALGTTAGLDRAALHSQLAAALSLVVHLVRDRTGRRRVAEVHVLERDPAGLVVTVPALRWGARGFVREQGWARLGPLLGGAR, from the coding sequence ATGAGCACGGTGCTGCTGGACGCGGTACGCCAGCGCCTCGCCGAAAGCGGAGCGGAACCGACGCCGGCCCGGGTCGCCGCCGCCCTGCGGGCACAGGGCCGACTCCTCGGTGACGCGGAAGTCCTCGGAGTGGCCGCCCAACTGCGGTCCGAACTGGTCGGCGCGGGCCCGCTGGAGCCACTGCTCGCCGACCCCGAGGTCACCGACGTCCTCGTGGCCGCCCCCGACCGGGTGTGGGTGGACCGGGGCGGCGGACTGGAGCCGACCACGGTGACCTTCGCCGACGCCGAGGCCGTGCGCAGGCTGGCCCAGCGGCTGGCCGCCGTCGCCGGGCGCCGCCTGGACGACGCCCGGCCCTGGGTGGACGCCCGCATGCCCGACGGCACGCGGTTGCACGCGGTGCTGCCACCCGTCGCCGTCGGATCGGCATGCCTGTCGCTGCGGGTGGTGCGGCCCAAGGCCTTCACCCTGGACGAGCTGGTCGCCGCCGGCACCCTGCCACCCGGCGGGCAACGGCTGCTGCGGGCGCTGGTCGAGGCCCGACTCTCCTTCCTCGTCTCGGGGGGCACGGGGACGGGCAAGACCACCCTCCTCAGCGCGCTGTTGGGGCTGGTCGGACCCCGCGAACGCATCGTGCTGGCCGAGGACTCGGCGGAGCTGCGCCCCGACCATCCACACGTGGTGCGGTTGGAAACCCGCCCCGCGAACCAGGAGGGCGCCGGCCTCGTGACCCTGGCGGACCTGGTGCGACAGGCCCTGCGGATGCGCCCGGACCGACTGGTGGTCGGCGAGGTGCGCGGTCCGGAAGTCGCCGACCTGCTCGCGGCGTTGAACACCGGCCACGAAGGGGGCTGCGGCACCGTTCACGCCAATGCCGCCGCGCACGTACCCGCTCGACTGGAGGCGCTCGGGACCACCGCCGGACTCGATCGGGCGGCCCTGCACAGCCAGTTGGCGGCCGCGCTGAGCCTGGTGGTGCACCTGGTCCGGGACCGTACCGGGCGGCGCCGGGTGGCCGAGGTGCACGTACTGGAGCGGGATCCGGCCGGGCTGGTGGTGACCGTGCCCGCGCTGCGCTGGGGAGCGCGGGGCTTCGTACGCGAGCAGGGCTGGGCCCGGCTCGGACCGCTGCTGGGAGGTGCGCGGTGA
- a CDS encoding HAD-IB family hydrolase, with protein sequence MVGAYARVVENQPLPHSLPRTAAFFDLDKTVIAKSSTLTFSKSFYQGGLINRRAVLRTAYTQFIFLAGGADHDQMERMREYLSALCKGWNVQQVREIVAEALHDLIDPIIYDEAASLIEAHHTAGRDVVIVSTSGAEVVEPIGEMLGADRVVATRMVVGEDGCFTGEIEYYAYGPTKAEAVRELAESEGYDLARCYAYSDSITDVPMLEAVGHPHAVNPDRALRREAVAREWPVLVFDKPVRLKQRLPGLSMPARPALVAAVAVGAAAATAGLVWYASRRRGGVTVAST encoded by the coding sequence ATGGTGGGCGCATATGCTCGGGTCGTGGAAAATCAGCCCTTGCCGCACTCCTTGCCTCGGACCGCCGCCTTCTTCGACCTGGACAAGACGGTCATTGCGAAGTCCAGCACTCTGACGTTCAGCAAGTCCTTCTACCAGGGGGGGCTGATCAACCGGCGGGCCGTGCTGCGCACCGCGTACACGCAGTTCATCTTCCTGGCCGGCGGCGCCGACCACGACCAGATGGAGCGGATGCGCGAATACCTGTCCGCCCTCTGCAAGGGGTGGAACGTGCAACAGGTCCGGGAGATCGTGGCCGAGGCCCTGCACGACCTGATCGACCCGATCATCTACGACGAGGCCGCGTCCCTCATCGAGGCCCACCACACCGCCGGGCGTGACGTGGTCATCGTGTCGACCTCCGGCGCCGAAGTGGTCGAGCCCATCGGCGAGATGCTCGGCGCGGACCGGGTCGTCGCCACGCGCATGGTGGTCGGCGAGGACGGCTGCTTCACCGGCGAGATCGAGTACTACGCCTACGGGCCCACGAAGGCGGAAGCCGTACGGGAGCTCGCGGAGTCCGAGGGGTACGACCTCGCGCGGTGCTACGCGTACAGCGACTCGATCACCGACGTGCCGATGCTGGAAGCGGTCGGGCACCCGCACGCGGTCAACCCCGACCGGGCACTGCGGCGGGAGGCGGTCGCCCGGGAGTGGCCGGTGCTGGTGTTCGACAAGCCGGTGCGCCTGAAGCAGCGCCTGCCCGGGTTGTCCATGCCCGCGCGCCCGGCGCTGGTCGCCGCGGTGGCGGTCGGCGCGGCCGCGGCCACCGCGGGGTTGGTCTGGTACGCGAGCCGCCGTCGGGGCGGCGTCACCGTCGCCTCGACCTGA
- a CDS encoding type II secretion system F family protein: MGAAAIHRLGTALCLAVAAWALGSVVVAWLGRRAVRRRLLGLFRAEPAPKRTAVGLRRRAVLRVWAAPVGALVAAWALIGGVSGFLTGCGVAYAVRRLVARARPAGGVDVRRAERQLPFAVDLLAACLAAGAGPVEAAEVVGESLGGPVGERLALAGAELRLGSEPGVAWGRLAEIPGARALAECLERAARSGAPAAEPVSRLAAALRADRSRQAAVRAQRAAVLVTAPVGLCFLPAFLAVGVAPVVIGMASGLLAGN; the protein is encoded by the coding sequence ATGGGCGCGGCGGCGATCCACAGGCTGGGGACGGCGCTGTGCCTCGCGGTGGCGGCCTGGGCCCTGGGGTCGGTGGTGGTGGCGTGGCTGGGGCGGCGGGCGGTGCGGCGCAGGCTCCTGGGCCTGTTCCGGGCGGAGCCGGCCCCGAAGCGGACCGCCGTGGGGCTGCGGCGGCGGGCGGTGCTCCGGGTGTGGGCGGCGCCCGTGGGGGCGCTGGTGGCGGCCTGGGCGCTGATCGGCGGGGTGTCCGGGTTCCTGACCGGGTGCGGCGTGGCGTACGCGGTACGACGCCTCGTCGCCCGTGCGCGGCCGGCCGGCGGGGTCGATGTCCGCCGCGCCGAGCGGCAGTTGCCCTTCGCCGTCGACCTGCTCGCCGCCTGCCTGGCGGCCGGGGCGGGGCCGGTGGAGGCGGCCGAGGTGGTGGGGGAGTCCCTGGGCGGCCCGGTGGGGGAACGGCTCGCGCTGGCCGGCGCCGAGCTGCGGCTCGGGAGCGAACCGGGGGTCGCGTGGGGGAGGTTGGCGGAGATACCGGGCGCTCGGGCGCTGGCGGAGTGCCTGGAGCGGGCCGCGCGGAGCGGGGCCCCGGCCGCGGAGCCGGTCTCCCGCCTGGCGGCGGCCCTCCGGGCGGACCGCTCCCGCCAGGCGGCGGTGCGGGCGCAGCGGGCGGCGGTCCTCGTGACCGCCCCGGTCGGGCTCTGCTTCCTCCCCGCGTTCCTCGCGGTGGGAGTGGCTCCGGTGGTGATCGGAATGGCCTCCGGCCTGTTGGCGGGCAACTGA
- a CDS encoding DUF4244 domain-containing protein, protein MRIIWFRVRTRLGGRSADAGMSTSEYAMGTIAACAFAAVLYKVVTSDVVSTALQSTIGKALDVPF, encoded by the coding sequence ATGAGGATCATCTGGTTTCGCGTGCGGACGCGGCTGGGCGGTCGGTCGGCGGACGCGGGAATGTCGACTTCGGAATACGCCATGGGCACGATCGCCGCGTGTGCATTCGCCGCCGTTCTGTACAAGGTGGTGACGAGTGACGTGGTCTCGACGGCACTTCAGTCGACCATCGGGAAGGCGCTCGATGTGCCCTTCTGA